One region of Miscanthus floridulus cultivar M001 chromosome 19, ASM1932011v1, whole genome shotgun sequence genomic DNA includes:
- the LOC136526916 gene encoding uncharacterized protein — MAPTMTVVPPPARSARPLAVAGHVRSASVPCHTHPLLADVDDQFLALRSWTSNPGPKYPLSLAHVRALLCVLDELLRLPLAQAALSRSAGTADSDGLLDGFLVLADAFGTFLAALVALRQHAAELRAAVRRRDGAKLASAARSQRQAGRELEQLAAAVAREAARCARPAAAGGGSMGGAHAEAAEVARAVAEAVNDTAAAAAAVFLEVGAVADAAAALASPASASPKKSRLLPLSRSMQRSVMGDGEERREGAALEKLQELEQCVRELESESEKVFRSLVQTRVSLLNIHTPTF; from the coding sequence ATGGCACCGACGATGACCGTCGTGCCGCCGCCGGCGAGATCGGCGAGGCCGCTAGCGGTGGCCGGGCACGTGCGGTCGGCGAGCGTGCCGTGCCACACGCACCCGCTGCTGGCGGACGTGGACGACCAGTTCCTGGCACTGCGGTCGTGGACGTCCAACCCGGGGCCCAAGTACCCACTATCGCTGGCGCACGTCCGCGCGCTCCTCTGCGTGCTGGACGAGCTGCTGCGCCTCCCGCTGGCGCAGGCCGCGCTGTCCCGCTCCGCCGGCACCGCCGACTCCGACGGCCTGCTGGACGGCTTCCTCGTCCTGGCCGACGCCTTCGGAACGTTCCTGGCGGCGTTGGTAGCGCTCCGGCAGCACGCGGCCGAGCTCCGCGCCGCCGTGCGCAGGCGCGACGGCGCCAAGCTGGCCTCGGCCGCTCGCTCGCAGCGGCAGGCTGGGAGGGAGCTCGAgcagctcgccgccgccgtcgcgcgcGAAGCCGCCAGGTGTGCGCGCCCTGCTGCTGCCGGCGGCGGCAGCATGGGCGGCGCGCACGCGGAGGCGGCCGAGGTCGCGAGGGCGGTCGCCGAGGCCGTCAACGAtaccgcggcggcggccgcggccgtgtTCCTCGAGGTCGGCGCCGTCGCTGACGCCGCGGCGGCGTTGGCGTCGCCGGCCTCGGCTTCGCCCAAGAAGAGCCGGCTGCTGCCGCTGTCCAGGAGCATGCAGAGGTCGGTGATGGGTGACGGTGAGGAGCGGCGGGAGGGTGCGGCGCTGGAGAAGCTGCAGGAGCTGGAGCAGTGCGTGAGGGAGCTGGAGAGCGAGAGCGAGAAGGTGTTCAGGAGCCTCGTGCAGACCAGGGTTTCCTTGCTCAACATTCACACGCCAACATTTTAG
- the LOC136526970 gene encoding uncharacterized protein codes for MHRHLHRDLALTTHRRQMFLLEPWSQLETAAKQKNHYSADNSSHLAPLLERSRSISKQQARQHPGSSSALNMEESGGHNPQARSPGSENDSTVAEDPLADERLDAGITAAGNKTAGSASPPHPHAKRPKTNESGQ; via the exons ATGCATCG ACACCTCCACCGGGACCTGGCCTTGACGACACACCGCAGACAAATGTTCCTACTCG AGCCATGGAGTCAGCTGGAAACAGCAGCGAAGCAGAAAAATCATTACTCCGCAGACAACTCTTCCCACCTGGCTCCTCTATTGGAGAG AAGCAGGAGCATCTCGAAGCAACAGGCGCGGCAGCACCCCGGTTCATCTTCTGCACTTAACATGGAAGA GTCCGGAGGGCATAACCCGCAGGCTCGCAGCCCAGGCTCCGAAAATGACAGCACCGTGGCAGAG GATCCCCTGGCAGATGAAAGGCTTGATGCAGGTATCACCGCCGCAGGCAACAAGACTGCTGGATCTGCTTCACCGCCGCACCCGCACGCTAAGAG GCCAAAGACCAACGAATCCGGCCAATAG